The proteins below are encoded in one region of Deltaproteobacteria bacterium:
- a CDS encoding ABC transporter ATP-binding protein has translation MLNVKEIDTYYDIFQAIFKVSLQVQKKEVVCLLGRNGAGKTTTLSSIIGLTRPRSGSVQFKGREIGGQKSYQIVQMGIGFVPEHRWIFSDLTVRENLELGWREKKPKTMFEEIYQLFPKLKDLGGQKGGNLSGGEQQMLTIARTLMGGPELLLLDEPTAGLAPVIVQSLASKIRELKEKGVTILLAEQNAEFALGVSDRVYAIDKGSIVYEGTADHLKANGALMQQYLGVC, from the coding sequence CTGCTCAATGTTAAGGAGATCGACACCTATTACGATATCTTTCAGGCCATTTTCAAGGTTTCCCTGCAGGTTCAGAAAAAGGAAGTGGTTTGCCTGTTGGGAAGAAACGGGGCCGGGAAAACGACGACGCTCTCAAGTATCATCGGCCTGACTCGGCCGCGGTCAGGGAGTGTCCAATTTAAAGGCCGGGAGATTGGGGGTCAAAAGTCCTACCAGATCGTTCAGATGGGGATCGGGTTTGTTCCGGAACATCGTTGGATATTCTCCGATCTTACGGTTCGGGAAAACCTGGAATTAGGCTGGCGGGAGAAGAAGCCCAAGACGATGTTCGAAGAGATCTATCAACTTTTCCCTAAACTGAAGGACCTGGGCGGCCAGAAAGGAGGGAATTTGAGCGGAGGAGAGCAGCAGATGCTGACCATTGCCAGAACCCTGATGGGAGGGCCTGAACTGTTGCTGCTCGATGAGCCCACGGCCGGTCTGGCACCGGTGATCGTGCAAAGCCTGGCCTCCAAAATCAGGGAACTTAAAGAAAAAGGGGTGACCATCCTATTGGCCGAACAAAATGCCGAGTTTGCCCTGGGCGTCAGCGACCGGGTTTACGCGATTGATAAAGGGTCGATTGTTTACGAAGGGACGGCCGACCATTTAAAGGCCAATGGAGCACTCATGCAACAATACCTTGGAGTCTGTTAA
- a CDS encoding ABC transporter ATP-binding protein — protein MLEVKALSKSFGGVQAVAQVDLEVSRGQIYCVIGPNGAGKSTLFNLISGYYRSDTGSVFFKGEDITRFRPQRIIPMGLGRSFQVTKIFPRLTVFENVQAAVLYSRGYGLNFYSPSKKLVLEQTEECLAMVRLTDRSKEIAGVLSAGDRKRLELGITLASAPELLLLDEPTCGMSPVETNETIELIQKISGEKSLTILFTEHKMDMVFSIASYLTVMNFGAVIAAGTPAEIRTNVRVQEVYFGREKDAAQC, from the coding sequence ATTTTAGAAGTCAAGGCGTTATCCAAATCTTTCGGTGGCGTACAAGCGGTGGCCCAGGTCGATCTGGAAGTGTCCCGGGGTCAGATTTACTGCGTGATCGGACCTAACGGGGCCGGAAAATCCACGCTATTCAATTTGATCAGCGGATACTACCGGAGCGATACCGGCTCGGTTTTTTTTAAAGGGGAAGACATTACCCGGTTTCGCCCTCAGAGGATCATCCCTATGGGCCTGGGGAGGTCTTTCCAGGTGACCAAGATATTTCCCAGGCTGACGGTATTCGAAAACGTCCAGGCGGCCGTATTGTATTCAAGAGGATATGGCCTGAATTTCTATTCTCCCTCAAAAAAACTGGTCCTGGAGCAAACGGAAGAATGCCTGGCCATGGTCCGATTGACGGACCGGTCAAAGGAGATTGCCGGGGTGCTTTCGGCCGGAGACCGCAAAAGGCTTGAACTGGGGATTACCCTGGCCTCGGCCCCTGAGCTTTTACTGTTGGATGAACCGACCTGCGGGATGTCTCCGGTGGAAACGAATGAGACTATCGAACTCATCCAGAAGATTTCCGGGGAAAAATCCCTGACTATCCTGTTTACCGAGCACAAGATGGATATGGTTTTCAGTATCGCTTCTTATCTGACGGTTATGAATTTCGGAGCGGTCATCGCCGCCGGGACCCCGGCGGAAATCCGGACCAATGTTAGGGTCCAGGAAGTCTATTTCGGGAGAGAAAAAGATGCTGCTCAATGTTAA
- a CDS encoding branched-chain amino acid ABC transporter permease, protein MKKDQKKEQTDNKGMRWFGCFILGLALVILPYILEKGLSPYYLFLATKVIIWILFATSFNLVLGYGGMMSLGHAAFFGIGAYTCALLLVKTSFPPVLAMLAGPVAAALAGMIAAFFSVRVQGAFYFATITIAFCQIAYTAAFKWRSFTFGDDGVQGIPVPAFISTEASYINLYFFALAVTVLCLYAVWRIVRSPYGLLLRALKEDPIRATFIGMKGQQYRFIAFVTSAFFAGVAGVLYAFLETSVAPDILSWTFSGEVVLMSVLGGMNLFLGPAVGAAIMVLLSTFVTSYMKYWLFTMGTILVLIVLFCPKGVAGLVVDKYTSWQRKD, encoded by the coding sequence TTGAAAAAGGATCAAAAAAAAGAACAAACCGATAATAAGGGGATGCGCTGGTTTGGATGCTTCATTCTGGGCCTTGCCCTGGTCATCCTTCCCTATATCCTGGAAAAAGGTCTTTCCCCTTACTATCTTTTCCTGGCGACTAAGGTGATTATCTGGATCCTTTTTGCGACCAGTTTCAATCTGGTATTGGGATACGGAGGTATGATGTCCTTAGGCCACGCCGCCTTTTTCGGGATCGGCGCCTATACTTGTGCTCTCCTTCTGGTAAAGACCTCCTTTCCGCCTGTCCTGGCTATGTTGGCCGGTCCTGTTGCCGCTGCCCTTGCCGGCATGATCGCCGCCTTTTTCAGCGTCCGCGTCCAGGGGGCCTTTTATTTCGCCACCATTACTATTGCCTTCTGTCAGATCGCTTACACCGCAGCCTTCAAGTGGCGGAGCTTTACTTTCGGTGATGACGGAGTCCAGGGGATTCCGGTCCCGGCCTTTATTTCTACGGAGGCCAGCTATATCAATTTGTATTTTTTTGCTTTGGCCGTCACGGTCCTCTGCCTCTATGCCGTTTGGAGGATCGTCCGCTCTCCTTATGGTTTGCTGCTGAGAGCGCTGAAGGAAGACCCCATAAGGGCTACCTTTATCGGGATGAAAGGGCAGCAATACCGTTTTATCGCTTTTGTGACCTCGGCCTTTTTTGCCGGTGTGGCAGGTGTTCTCTACGCTTTTCTGGAAACCTCCGTGGCCCCGGATATACTTTCCTGGACCTTTTCCGGAGAAGTGGTGCTTATGAGCGTACTAGGGGGCATGAACCTTTTCCTCGGTCCGGCTGTGGGGGCGGCCATCATGGTCCTCCTCAGTACCTTTGTCACCTCTTACATGAAGTACTGGCTATTTACCATGGGGACGATTCTGGTCCTTATCGTCCTTTTTTGCCCGAAAGGGGTTGCCGGTCTCGTGGTCGATAAATACACCTCCTGGCAGAGAAAGGACTGA
- a CDS encoding branched-chain amino acid ABC transporter permease, with amino-acid sequence MIFSDAMLFAQFVSGLSRAMILFIMASGLTLVFGVMRVINFAHGSFYMMGAYLAFTATTLLAGSFGFWAAFLIVPSLTAVLGGVVEVFLLRRIYEKEHLLQMLLTFGLVFVFSDAVRMIWGVDLRMVSLPSYMAGSVIVLGHQFPAYHLFIIGLGGAIAVVMWLMLNRTNLGKLMRGAAEHREMVGLLGYPANRLFTIVFMMATFLGGLAGATIAPAVRISLGMDTEIIAECFTVAIIGGLGNVWGALLGALIAGMMYSFGILVLPQYAMAFIYILGGIVIVVRPNGLLGKSSPVKV; translated from the coding sequence ATGATTTTTTCCGATGCCATGCTTTTTGCCCAATTTGTGAGCGGCCTCAGCCGGGCCATGATCCTTTTCATCATGGCCTCGGGGCTGACCCTCGTTTTCGGAGTCATGCGGGTTATTAATTTCGCCCATGGTTCCTTCTACATGATGGGGGCGTACCTGGCCTTCACGGCGACCACCCTGCTGGCCGGCTCCTTCGGCTTTTGGGCGGCCTTTCTCATTGTACCGAGCCTGACTGCCGTTCTGGGAGGAGTCGTCGAGGTTTTTCTGCTCCGTCGCATCTATGAAAAGGAACACCTGCTGCAGATGCTTTTGACCTTCGGTCTTGTCTTCGTCTTCAGCGACGCGGTAAGAATGATCTGGGGGGTCGATCTCAGGATGGTTAGTCTCCCGTCATATATGGCGGGATCAGTCATTGTTCTCGGTCACCAGTTTCCGGCCTACCATCTTTTCATTATCGGCCTTGGCGGAGCGATCGCCGTTGTTATGTGGCTCATGCTCAACAGGACAAACCTCGGAAAACTTATGAGGGGTGCCGCAGAACATCGGGAGATGGTGGGACTCTTGGGTTACCCCGCGAACCGTCTCTTTACCATCGTCTTCATGATGGCGACTTTCCTGGGAGGACTGGCAGGGGCAACCATAGCGCCGGCTGTCCGAATCTCTCTGGGGATGGATACGGAGATCATCGCTGAATGCTTCACCGTCGCCATTATCGGTGGCCTGGGAAATGTCTGGGGAGCCCTCCTGGGGGCCTTGATCGCCGGCATGATGTATTCCTTCGGGATCCTCGTGCTCCCCCAGTATGCCATGGCATTTATCTATATATTAGGTGGGATCGTAATCGTCGTCAGGCCCAACGGGCTTCTCGGCAAGTCGTCACCGGTCAAAGTTTAA
- a CDS encoding ABC transporter substrate-binding protein: protein MEFKKRFFNVCLVGIVLAGLIILAGPQTGRCEAPIKIGMIDSYSGATSFITKLALSGWQLAIDEFNAKGGLNGRKIEIITRDDKFKADEALAHARELVLKENVDFLAGTINSSAALAVSEFAKTKKKIFMVHAAYTHRLTGELGHRYVFRSCQSADIVGQSGGAFAGSKPYKKWYIIGDDFELGHSLADNFKKGLKKANPNAVIVGESWVKLGETDYTPYLSSVMAQKPDAVFGCFGGASHIPFPKQAKMFGLFDKVAYFHYWLADPLFAQVLKESYPVGAYSGLSYFWYYPEIPANKEFRKRYVDYTTQKGDPQQYPGEGVLAGYSGARFLIEAMLKAKSARTEDVIKALEGLTIQTASGPQTMRAYDHQVLAPVFWGQIANVPNYPFPIMKDIYTAHVKEITPTCEEIVAARKDRK, encoded by the coding sequence ATGGAATTCAAAAAAAGATTTTTTAATGTGTGTCTGGTGGGGATCGTTCTGGCGGGGTTAATCATTTTAGCCGGGCCACAGACCGGTCGTTGTGAAGCGCCGATTAAGATCGGTATGATCGATTCATACAGCGGGGCGACCTCCTTTATCACCAAGCTGGCCCTCAGCGGCTGGCAACTGGCCATAGACGAGTTTAACGCCAAGGGCGGTTTGAACGGACGTAAGATCGAGATCATTACCCGGGACGACAAGTTTAAGGCCGATGAGGCCCTGGCCCATGCCCGGGAACTGGTCCTGAAAGAAAACGTGGACTTCCTGGCCGGTACGATCAACAGCAGCGCAGCCCTGGCGGTATCGGAATTCGCGAAAACCAAGAAGAAGATCTTCATGGTCCATGCCGCCTATACTCACCGCCTGACCGGTGAACTGGGGCATCGCTACGTCTTTCGGTCCTGTCAGAGTGCGGACATCGTCGGGCAGTCGGGCGGCGCTTTCGCAGGCTCCAAACCCTATAAGAAGTGGTATATTATCGGGGATGATTTTGAGCTGGGCCATTCCCTGGCGGATAATTTTAAAAAAGGGCTTAAAAAGGCCAATCCCAACGCGGTCATCGTAGGGGAATCATGGGTCAAATTGGGAGAGACGGACTATACGCCTTACCTCAGTTCGGTCATGGCGCAGAAACCGGACGCCGTCTTCGGCTGTTTCGGAGGAGCATCCCATATACCCTTCCCGAAGCAAGCAAAGATGTTTGGTCTTTTTGATAAGGTAGCCTACTTCCACTATTGGCTTGCTGATCCCCTGTTTGCCCAGGTGTTGAAGGAAAGCTACCCCGTCGGCGCCTATTCCGGGTTGAGCTATTTCTGGTATTATCCTGAAATACCGGCAAATAAGGAGTTCCGCAAGAGATACGTGGACTACACCACTCAGAAAGGTGATCCCCAGCAATATCCGGGGGAGGGCGTGCTCGCTGGTTACTCAGGCGCCAGGTTCCTCATAGAAGCCATGCTGAAGGCAAAAAGTGCCAGGACGGAAGATGTCATCAAGGCCCTGGAGGGTCTCACCATTCAGACGGCCAGCGGTCCCCAGACGATGCGGGCCTACGATCATCAGGTGTTGGCCCCGGTCTTCTGGGGACAGATTGCCAACGTTCCCAACTATCCCTTTCCCATCATGAAGGACATCTACACCGCGCACGTAAAAGAGATCACTCCCACCTGTGAGGAGATCGTAGCAGCGAGAAAAGACCGCAAATAG
- a CDS encoding C-terminal binding protein: MGLKVVNIIAMPGVDFGDELLDPLGATLVKGVWMTEEEIIAQAHDADAIIGVVSIHPFNRRLLSALPKCRLIAGVGIGYDKTDLEAATDLGIAITNVPDYCLDEVSGAAITLMLALGHRLLQIDKAVREKPVVLTIDRKSLMAIVHPIFRMRDQTLGIVGLGKIGTATALKAKGLGMRVIAYDPYVLGPVMESRGIQPVDFATLLKESDFISTHTPLTSETSNLFGYQEFKKMKPTAYFINTSRGGCVDQGGLIQALREGLIAGAGIDVTIDEPMTSDNALLTMPNVILTGHSAWYSVTADKELHQRPMTQVVRALNGEWPIYTVNVKVKSKWMAKWGRKD, translated from the coding sequence ATGGGTTTGAAGGTAGTTAATATTATCGCCATGCCGGGTGTCGATTTTGGAGATGAACTGCTGGACCCCTTGGGGGCAACCCTGGTCAAAGGGGTCTGGATGACGGAAGAGGAGATTATCGCCCAGGCCCATGACGCCGACGCTATTATCGGTGTGGTCTCCATCCATCCTTTTAATCGGCGCCTGCTGAGCGCCCTTCCCAAATGCCGCCTGATTGCCGGGGTCGGCATCGGGTACGACAAAACCGACCTGGAGGCCGCCACCGACCTCGGGATAGCAATTACCAACGTGCCTGATTACTGCCTCGACGAAGTCTCCGGTGCGGCCATAACCTTAATGCTGGCTCTGGGGCATCGGCTGCTCCAGATCGATAAGGCGGTCCGGGAAAAACCGGTTGTTCTGACCATAGACCGAAAGTCCTTGATGGCCATCGTCCATCCCATCTTCCGGATGCGGGATCAGACCCTGGGCATCGTCGGTCTGGGCAAGATAGGCACGGCCACGGCTCTGAAAGCCAAGGGATTGGGGATGCGGGTGATTGCTTATGACCCCTATGTCCTCGGCCCGGTGATGGAAAGCCGCGGTATCCAGCCGGTTGATTTCGCAACGCTGCTTAAGGAATCGGATTTCATCAGCACCCACACCCCCCTCACCTCTGAAACGAGCAATTTGTTCGGCTATCAGGAATTTAAGAAGATGAAACCCACCGCCTATTTTATCAATACCTCCCGGGGGGGATGTGTCGATCAGGGGGGGCTGATTCAGGCCTTACGGGAAGGTCTTATTGCCGGGGCCGGTATTGACGTTACCATTGATGAACCTATGACTTCGGACAATGCCTTGCTCACCATGCCTAATGTGATTCTCACCGGGCATAGTGCCTGGTATTCGGTGACGGCTGATAAGGAACTGCATCAAAGACCCATGACCCAGGTGGTGCGGGCCCTCAACGGGGAATGGCCGATTTACACGGTTAATGTAAAAGTAAAATCAAAGTGGATGGCCAAGTGGGGCCGGAAAGATTAA